The proteins below come from a single Canis aureus isolate CA01 chromosome 14, VMU_Caureus_v.1.0, whole genome shotgun sequence genomic window:
- the LOC144283420 gene encoding cytochrome P450 11B1, mitochondrial-like isoform X2 gives MAFRAQARGWRAGPWLALSRARALGTRAAPAPRAVLPFEAVPRCPGNKWMRVLQIWRQQGSESLHLEMHRTFQELGPIFRNGPEWRLNRLKLNPDVLSLQAVQKYIPMVDGVARDFSQALRARVLQNARGSLTLDIRPSILYYTVEASSLALFGERLGLLGPSPSPASLHFLQALEAMLRSTAQLLYLPRGLSRWTSARVWKEHFESWDYIVQYANEAIQRIYQELALGRPQHYSGIVGELLLRADLSPEAVRANCIELTAGSVDTTAYPLWMTLFELARNPDVQHALRQESRGAQAGIAENPQTAVTELPLLRAALKETLRLYPVGISVDRQVGSDVVLQNYHIPAGTLVKVQLYSLGRNPSVFERPERYHPQRWLDGRGSGTRAPSLAFGFGVRQCLGRRLAETEMLLLLHHVLNNFLVETLTHEDVKMVYRFIMMPSTLPLLTFRAIH, from the exons ATGGCCTTCAGGGCACAGGCGCGAGGGTGGCGGGCCGGGCCCTGGCTGGCCCTGAGCAGGGCACGCGCACTGGGCACCCGAGCCGCTCCGGCCCCCAGGGCGGTGCTGCCCTTCGAAGCCGTGCCCCGCTGTCCCGGCAACAAGTGGATGCGGGTGCTGCAGATCTGGAGGCAGCAGGGCTCTGAGAGCCTCCACCTGGAGATGCACCGCACCTTCCAGGAGCTGGGGCCCATTTTCAG AAACGGGCCCGAGTGGCGCCTGAACCGACTGAAGCTGAACCCGGACGTGCTGTCGCTACAGGCCGTCCAGAAGTACATCCCCATGGTGGACGGGGTGGCCAGGGACTTCTCACAGGCCCTGAGGGCGAGAGTGCTGCAGAATGCCCGCGGGAGTCTGACCCTGGACATCCGGCCCAGCATCTTGTACTACACCGTAGAAG CCAGCAGTTTGGCCCTGTTCGGGGAGCGGCTGGGCCTGCTGGGCCCCAGCCCGAGTCCTGCCAGCCTGCACTTTCTCCAGGCCCTGGAGGCCATGCTGAGGTCCACGGCCCAGCTCCTGTACCTGCCGCGGGGCCTGTCGCGCTGGACGAGTGCCAGGGTGTGGAAGGAGCACTTTGAGTCCTGGGACTACATCGTCCAGTACG CCAACGAAGCCATCCAGAGGATCTACCAGGAGCTGGCCCTCGGCCGCCCGCAGCACTACAGCGGCATCGTGGGGGAGCTGCTGCTGCGCGCGGACCTGAGCCCGGAGGCCGTCAGGGCCAACTGCATCGAGCTCACCGCCGGGAGCGTGGACACG ACGGCCTACCCCTTGTGGATGACTCTGTTCGAGCTGGCTCGCAACCCTGATGTGCAGCACGCCCTGCGCCAGGAGAGCCGGGGGGCCCAGGCCGGCATCGCCGAGAATCCCCAGACAGCAGTCACAGAGCTGCCCCTGCTGCGGGCCGCCCTCAAGGAGACCCTGAG GCTGTACCCCGTGGGTATCTCGGTGGACCGCCAGGTGGGCTCGGACGTGGTGCTGCAGAACTACCACATCCCGGCGGGG ACCTTGGTCAAGGTGCAGCTCTACTCCCTGGGTCGAAACCCCTCCGTGTTCGAGAGGCCCGAGCGCTATCATCCCCAGCGCTGGCTGGACGGCCGGGGCTCCGGCACCAGGGCCCCCAGCCTGGCCTTCGGCTTTGGCGTGCGCCAGTGCCTGGGGCGGCGCCTGGCCGAGACcgagatgctgctgctgctgcaccAC GTGCTCAACAACTTCCTGGTGGAGACCCTCACCCACGAGGACGTCAAGATGGTCTACCGCTTCATAATGatgccctccaccctccccctgctcaccttCCGGGCCATCCACTAG
- the LOC144283420 gene encoding cytochrome P450 11B1, mitochondrial-like isoform X1 has translation MAFRAQARGWRAGPWLALSRARALGTRAAPAPRAVLPFEAVPRCPGNKWMRVLQIWRQQGSESLHLEMHRTFQELGPIFRYDVGGTHMVHVMLPEDVERLQRVESPQPWRPPLDPWLAYRQHRGHKCGVFLLNGPEWRLNRLKLNPDVLSLQAVQKYIPMVDGVARDFSQALRARVLQNARGSLTLDIRPSILYYTVEASSLALFGERLGLLGPSPSPASLHFLQALEAMLRSTAQLLYLPRGLSRWTSARVWKEHFESWDYIVQYANEAIQRIYQELALGRPQHYSGIVGELLLRADLSPEAVRANCIELTAGSVDTTAYPLWMTLFELARNPDVQHALRQESRGAQAGIAENPQTAVTELPLLRAALKETLRLYPVGISVDRQVGSDVVLQNYHIPAGTLVKVQLYSLGRNPSVFERPERYHPQRWLDGRGSGTRAPSLAFGFGVRQCLGRRLAETEMLLLLHHVLNNFLVETLTHEDVKMVYRFIMMPSTLPLLTFRAIH, from the exons ATGGCCTTCAGGGCACAGGCGCGAGGGTGGCGGGCCGGGCCCTGGCTGGCCCTGAGCAGGGCACGCGCACTGGGCACCCGAGCCGCTCCGGCCCCCAGGGCGGTGCTGCCCTTCGAAGCCGTGCCCCGCTGTCCCGGCAACAAGTGGATGCGGGTGCTGCAGATCTGGAGGCAGCAGGGCTCTGAGAGCCTCCACCTGGAGATGCACCGCACCTTCCAGGAGCTGGGGCCCATTTTCAG GTATGACGTGGGAGGGACACACATGGTGCACGTGATGCTGCCCGAGGACGTGGAGAGGCTGCAGCGAGTGGAGAGCCCTCAGCCCTGGCGGCCGCCCCTGGACCCCTGGCTGGCCTACCGACAGCATCGTGGGCACAAATGCGGCGTGTTCCTGCT AAACGGGCCCGAGTGGCGCCTGAACCGACTGAAGCTGAACCCGGACGTGCTGTCGCTACAGGCCGTCCAGAAGTACATCCCCATGGTGGACGGGGTGGCCAGGGACTTCTCACAGGCCCTGAGGGCGAGAGTGCTGCAGAATGCCCGCGGGAGTCTGACCCTGGACATCCGGCCCAGCATCTTGTACTACACCGTAGAAG CCAGCAGTTTGGCCCTGTTCGGGGAGCGGCTGGGCCTGCTGGGCCCCAGCCCGAGTCCTGCCAGCCTGCACTTTCTCCAGGCCCTGGAGGCCATGCTGAGGTCCACGGCCCAGCTCCTGTACCTGCCGCGGGGCCTGTCGCGCTGGACGAGTGCCAGGGTGTGGAAGGAGCACTTTGAGTCCTGGGACTACATCGTCCAGTACG CCAACGAAGCCATCCAGAGGATCTACCAGGAGCTGGCCCTCGGCCGCCCGCAGCACTACAGCGGCATCGTGGGGGAGCTGCTGCTGCGCGCGGACCTGAGCCCGGAGGCCGTCAGGGCCAACTGCATCGAGCTCACCGCCGGGAGCGTGGACACG ACGGCCTACCCCTTGTGGATGACTCTGTTCGAGCTGGCTCGCAACCCTGATGTGCAGCACGCCCTGCGCCAGGAGAGCCGGGGGGCCCAGGCCGGCATCGCCGAGAATCCCCAGACAGCAGTCACAGAGCTGCCCCTGCTGCGGGCCGCCCTCAAGGAGACCCTGAG GCTGTACCCCGTGGGTATCTCGGTGGACCGCCAGGTGGGCTCGGACGTGGTGCTGCAGAACTACCACATCCCGGCGGGG ACCTTGGTCAAGGTGCAGCTCTACTCCCTGGGTCGAAACCCCTCCGTGTTCGAGAGGCCCGAGCGCTATCATCCCCAGCGCTGGCTGGACGGCCGGGGCTCCGGCACCAGGGCCCCCAGCCTGGCCTTCGGCTTTGGCGTGCGCCAGTGCCTGGGGCGGCGCCTGGCCGAGACcgagatgctgctgctgctgcaccAC GTGCTCAACAACTTCCTGGTGGAGACCCTCACCCACGAGGACGTCAAGATGGTCTACCGCTTCATAATGatgccctccaccctccccctgctcaccttCCGGGCCATCCACTAG
- the LOC144283420 gene encoding cytochrome P450 11B1, mitochondrial-like isoform X3, translating to MAFRAQARGWRAGPWLALSRARALGTRAAPAPRAVLPFEAVPRCPGNKWMRVLQIWRQQGSESLHLEMHRTFQELGPIFRYDVGGTHMVHVMLPEDVERLQRVESPQPWRPPLDPWLAYRQHRGHKCGVFLLNGPEWRLNRLKLNPDVLSLQAVQKYIPMVDGVARDFSQALRARVLQNARGSLTLDIRPSILYYTVEASSLALFGERLGLLGPSPSPASLHFLQALEAMLRSTAQLLYLPRGLSRWTSARVWKEHFESWDYIVQYANEAIQRIYQELALGRPQHYSGIVGELLLRADLSPEAVRANCIELTAGSVDTTAYPLWMTLFELARNPDVQHALRQESRGAQAGIAENPQTAVTELPLLRAALKETLRLYPVGISVDRQVGSDVVLQNYHIPAGVLNNFLVETLTHEDVKMVYRFIMMPSTLPLLTFRAIH from the exons ATGGCCTTCAGGGCACAGGCGCGAGGGTGGCGGGCCGGGCCCTGGCTGGCCCTGAGCAGGGCACGCGCACTGGGCACCCGAGCCGCTCCGGCCCCCAGGGCGGTGCTGCCCTTCGAAGCCGTGCCCCGCTGTCCCGGCAACAAGTGGATGCGGGTGCTGCAGATCTGGAGGCAGCAGGGCTCTGAGAGCCTCCACCTGGAGATGCACCGCACCTTCCAGGAGCTGGGGCCCATTTTCAG GTATGACGTGGGAGGGACACACATGGTGCACGTGATGCTGCCCGAGGACGTGGAGAGGCTGCAGCGAGTGGAGAGCCCTCAGCCCTGGCGGCCGCCCCTGGACCCCTGGCTGGCCTACCGACAGCATCGTGGGCACAAATGCGGCGTGTTCCTGCT AAACGGGCCCGAGTGGCGCCTGAACCGACTGAAGCTGAACCCGGACGTGCTGTCGCTACAGGCCGTCCAGAAGTACATCCCCATGGTGGACGGGGTGGCCAGGGACTTCTCACAGGCCCTGAGGGCGAGAGTGCTGCAGAATGCCCGCGGGAGTCTGACCCTGGACATCCGGCCCAGCATCTTGTACTACACCGTAGAAG CCAGCAGTTTGGCCCTGTTCGGGGAGCGGCTGGGCCTGCTGGGCCCCAGCCCGAGTCCTGCCAGCCTGCACTTTCTCCAGGCCCTGGAGGCCATGCTGAGGTCCACGGCCCAGCTCCTGTACCTGCCGCGGGGCCTGTCGCGCTGGACGAGTGCCAGGGTGTGGAAGGAGCACTTTGAGTCCTGGGACTACATCGTCCAGTACG CCAACGAAGCCATCCAGAGGATCTACCAGGAGCTGGCCCTCGGCCGCCCGCAGCACTACAGCGGCATCGTGGGGGAGCTGCTGCTGCGCGCGGACCTGAGCCCGGAGGCCGTCAGGGCCAACTGCATCGAGCTCACCGCCGGGAGCGTGGACACG ACGGCCTACCCCTTGTGGATGACTCTGTTCGAGCTGGCTCGCAACCCTGATGTGCAGCACGCCCTGCGCCAGGAGAGCCGGGGGGCCCAGGCCGGCATCGCCGAGAATCCCCAGACAGCAGTCACAGAGCTGCCCCTGCTGCGGGCCGCCCTCAAGGAGACCCTGAG GCTGTACCCCGTGGGTATCTCGGTGGACCGCCAGGTGGGCTCGGACGTGGTGCTGCAGAACTACCACATCCCGGCGGGG GTGCTCAACAACTTCCTGGTGGAGACCCTCACCCACGAGGACGTCAAGATGGTCTACCGCTTCATAATGatgccctccaccctccccctgctcaccttCCGGGCCATCCACTAG
- the LOC144283423 gene encoding lymphocyte antigen 6B-like, with translation MKAAALLVVLLCSGGAWAIRCHNCTNANGNTCSGPVDCPSYANACASQVLNIKLPDQTVALAAKTCVQSCETLNPMPSRASSRASVGDLHASIYCCSTNLCNRAGGQGPGATTVGLMLVASVLVTLLGASL, from the exons ATGAAGGCTGCTGCTCTGCTGGTGGTACTGCTGTGCTCAGGTGGAG CCTGGGCCATAAGATGCCACAACTGCACGAACGCTAACGGGAACACCTGCTCAGGACCTGTAGACTGCCCCAGCTACGCGAACGCCTGCGCTTCACAAGTGCTGA ATATCAAACTGCCAGACCAGACGGTGGCCCTGGCAGCCAAGACCTGTGTGCAATCGTGCGAGACCCTCAATCCCATGCCATCCCGTGCTTCATCCAGAGCTTCAGTCGGCGATCTACATGCCTCCATCTACTGTTGCAGCACCAACCTGTGTAACCGAGCTGGGGGCCAAGGGCCAGGGGCCACCACCGTGGGCCTGATGCTTGTGGCCAGTGTCCTTGTCACCCTCTTAGGGGCCTCCCTGTGA